In the genome of Hippoglossus hippoglossus isolate fHipHip1 chromosome 12, fHipHip1.pri, whole genome shotgun sequence, one region contains:
- the rab14l gene encoding RAB14, member RAS oncogene family, like, with translation MATAPYNYSYIFKYIIIGDMGVGKSCLLHQFTEKKFMADCPHTIGVEFGTRIIEVSGQKIKLQIWDTAGQERFRAVTRSYYRGAAGALMVYDITRRSTYNHLSSWLTDARNLTNPNTVIILIGNKADLEAQRDVTYEEAKQFAEENGLLFLEASAKTGENVEDAFLEAAKKIYQNIQDGSLDLNAAESGVQHKPSAPQGGRLTSEPQPQREGCGC, from the exons ATGGCCACTGCACCGTACAACTACTCCTACATTTTCAAATACATCATTATCG GGGACATGGGGGTAGGGAAGTCATGTTTGCTTCACCAGTTCACAGAAAAGAAAT TCATGGCGGACTGTCCCCACACGATTGGTGTGGAGTTTGGTACCAGAATCATCGAGGTGAGTGGCCAGAAGATCAAGCTGCAGATCTGGGACACAGCGGGACAAGAGCGCTTCAGGGCCGTCACCCGCTCCTACTACCGCGGTGCCGCAGGAGCACTCATGGTCTACGACATCACCAG GAGAAGCACGTACAACCACCTCAGCAGCTGGTTGACTGATGCCAGAAACCTCACCAACCCCAATACT GTGATCATTCTCATAGGGAACAAAGCAGATTTGGAGGCCCAGAGGGACGTCACATACGAGGAGGCGAAGCAATTTGCTGAGGAGAACG GTCTGTTGTTTCTCGAAGCTAGTGCGAAAAC AGGTGAAAACGTGGAGGACGCCTTCCTGGAAGCTGCTAAGAAGATCTACCAGAACATCCAAGATGGCAGCCTGGACCTGAACGCCGCCGAGTCGGGGGTCCAGCACAAGCCCTCGGCCCCCCAGGGTGGCCGGCTAACCAGCGAACCACAGCCCCAGAGGGAAGGCTGCGGCTGCTAA